In Janthinobacterium sp. 67, a genomic segment contains:
- a CDS encoding phage tail protein I, producing the protein MNSIVPTLPPNTTALERAIAVACAELVNVPVPLRDLWNADRCPVNLLPFLAWACSVDRWDDAWPESIKRGTIKASYFIHKHKGTIAAVRRVVESLGYLIRITEWWQTTPPGTPGTFRLDVGVLDTGITDAMFQEMERLIADAKPVSRHLTGLALYLESRGQAQIGLATYHGDAMTVYPWIAEEIEVRGTLLQAGASHTIDTMTIYP; encoded by the coding sequence ATGAATAGCATCGTGCCCACCCTGCCGCCCAACACCACGGCGCTCGAGCGCGCCATTGCCGTGGCCTGCGCCGAGCTGGTCAACGTGCCCGTGCCGCTGCGCGACCTGTGGAACGCCGACCGCTGCCCGGTCAATCTGCTGCCGTTCCTGGCCTGGGCCTGTTCCGTCGATCGATGGGACGACGCCTGGCCCGAGTCGATCAAGCGCGGCACGATCAAGGCGTCCTATTTCATCCACAAGCACAAGGGCACGATTGCCGCCGTGCGCCGCGTGGTCGAGTCGCTGGGCTATCTGATCCGCATCACCGAATGGTGGCAGACCACGCCACCGGGCACGCCGGGCACATTCCGCCTCGACGTGGGCGTGCTCGACACGGGCATCACGGACGCCATGTTTCAGGAAATGGAACGCCTGATCGCCGACGCCAAGCCCGTCAGCCGGCATTTGACGGGCCTGGCACTGTATCTGGAAAGCCGTGGCCAGGCACAGATCGGCCTGGCCACCTACCACGGCGATGCGATGACGGTTTATCCGTGGATCGCCGAAGAAATCGAAGTGCGCGGCACGCTGTTGCAAGCCGGCGCATCCCATACCATTGACACGATGACCATCTATCCATGA
- a CDS encoding phage tail protein: MSTYFAVLTQVGEAKLANAIALGQTLKLKKMGVGDGNGALPIPDRMQKALVREVRRADLNQLAIDPANASQIIVEQVLPENVGGWWIREIGIYDEAGDLCAVANCPPSYKPVMAEGSARTQVVRVVLIVASTAAIELKIDPAVILATRKYADDQIIEVRAYADTLLAQHLAAPDPHPQYKPKELILLNKSVAGKVDVVLTDAEAQADVLTFTGLLTGSVNVIVPPTARSWTVRNKTTGAFALAMKTATAAGVALLKDRERLLYCDGSAVLSGTADVGAACGETAAPFDISLRLATMESLQKRGMQHGEMVAVSANRMLLASDIGKVLWFSGDYSVTLPAPSALGLPTGAAVTFYCTGGTGKAIAGAQASFITRTSPVIFHVGDFLTFVAVTATQWAPMGTAQQGDTLQFSSSMTPYGHKRLPGDFLMQWTSVALQANVPSKVSWTIAFPTALVGVWTAANNSGVASPPATYLENNNDVTLICAYSGNVRVFAIGH; this comes from the coding sequence ATGAGCACATACTTTGCCGTTCTGACGCAGGTGGGCGAGGCCAAGCTGGCCAACGCCATCGCCCTGGGCCAAACCCTGAAACTGAAAAAAATGGGCGTGGGCGACGGTAACGGCGCCTTGCCGATTCCTGACCGCATGCAAAAGGCGCTGGTGCGCGAAGTGCGCCGGGCCGACCTGAACCAGTTGGCCATCGACCCGGCCAACGCCAGCCAGATCATCGTCGAGCAAGTCTTGCCCGAGAACGTGGGCGGCTGGTGGATACGCGAAATCGGTATCTACGACGAGGCGGGCGACCTGTGCGCGGTGGCCAACTGCCCGCCCAGCTACAAGCCTGTCATGGCCGAAGGCAGCGCGCGCACGCAAGTGGTGCGCGTGGTGCTGATCGTCGCCAGCACGGCCGCCATCGAGCTGAAAATCGACCCGGCCGTCATTCTGGCCACCCGCAAGTACGCGGACGATCAAATTATCGAGGTGCGCGCCTATGCCGACACGCTGCTGGCGCAGCACCTGGCCGCCCCTGACCCGCACCCGCAATACAAGCCGAAAGAGCTGATCCTCCTGAATAAATCCGTGGCTGGCAAGGTGGACGTGGTGCTCACCGACGCCGAAGCGCAGGCCGATGTGCTCACCTTCACGGGGCTGCTGACGGGGAGCGTCAACGTCATCGTGCCGCCAACGGCGCGCAGCTGGACGGTGCGCAACAAAACCACGGGTGCGTTTGCCCTGGCGATGAAGACGGCCACAGCGGCGGGCGTCGCATTGCTGAAAGACCGTGAACGCCTGCTGTACTGCGACGGCAGCGCGGTGCTCTCCGGCACGGCCGATGTCGGTGCCGCCTGTGGCGAGACCGCCGCGCCATTCGACATCTCCTTGCGCCTGGCCACCATGGAAAGCCTGCAGAAGCGCGGCATGCAGCACGGCGAAATGGTGGCCGTGTCGGCCAACCGCATGTTGCTCGCCAGCGATATCGGCAAGGTACTCTGGTTCAGTGGCGACTACAGCGTTACCCTGCCAGCGCCCAGTGCGCTGGGCCTGCCAACCGGCGCGGCGGTGACGTTCTATTGCACTGGTGGAACGGGTAAAGCCATTGCCGGCGCGCAGGCGTCCTTCATCACGCGCACCTCCCCCGTCATCTTTCACGTCGGCGACTTCCTGACCTTCGTGGCGGTCACGGCCACGCAGTGGGCGCCCATGGGCACGGCGCAGCAAGGCGACACGCTGCAATTTTCCTCGTCGATGACGCCCTACGGCCACAAACGCCTGCCCGGCGACTTCCTCATGCAATGGACGAGCGTTGCCCTGCAGGCCAACGTGCCAAGCAAAGTGAGCTGGACCATCGCTTTCCCGACCGCACTGGTCGGCGTGTGGACGGCAGCCAACAACAGCGGCGTGGCCAGCCCACCGGCCACCTACCTGGAAAACAACAACGACGTCACGCTGATTTGCGCGTATAGCGGCAACGTGCGCGTTTTCGCCATTGGACACTGA
- a CDS encoding phage tail sheath protein: protein MATDYHHGVRVIEINEGSRPIRTVSTAVLGLIATADDADPAAFPLDTPVLVTNVLAAMGKAGKTGTLYRSLQAIAAQTKPLTVVVRVAEGETEAETTSNAVGGVSPDGKYLGAQALLAAQSKLGVKPRILGAPGLDTQAVTNALASVAQRLRGFVYASAYGCATVTAATTYRGQFGQREVMIIWPDFVDWNTAIDEEASISAVAYAMGLRAKIDEEAGWHKTLSNVVINGPTGISKDVFFDLQDPATDSGVLNAKEVTTLINMGGYRFWGSRTCEAPGGFFYFESYTRTAQVLADTIAEAHFAYVDLPLHPSLVRDLLESINAKFRDLKLQGYIIDGHAWYDEQYNDKTALKDGKLAIDYDYTPVPPLENLKFQQRITDRYLADFASRIAA from the coding sequence ATGGCCACCGACTACCACCATGGCGTGCGCGTCATTGAAATCAACGAGGGTTCGCGCCCGATCCGCACCGTGTCCACCGCCGTGCTGGGCCTGATCGCCACGGCCGACGATGCCGACCCGGCGGCCTTCCCGCTCGACACGCCCGTGCTCGTTACCAACGTGCTGGCCGCCATGGGCAAGGCCGGCAAGACAGGCACCTTGTACCGCAGCCTGCAGGCCATCGCCGCGCAAACCAAACCCTTGACGGTCGTGGTGCGCGTGGCCGAAGGCGAGACGGAAGCGGAAACCACCAGCAATGCCGTGGGCGGCGTCTCGCCGGACGGCAAGTACCTGGGCGCCCAGGCGCTGCTGGCCGCGCAAAGTAAACTCGGCGTGAAACCGCGCATCCTGGGCGCGCCGGGCCTCGATACCCAGGCCGTGACAAACGCCTTGGCCAGCGTGGCGCAGCGGCTGCGCGGCTTCGTGTATGCGTCGGCCTACGGCTGCGCCACCGTCACGGCGGCCACCACCTATCGCGGCCAGTTCGGCCAGCGCGAGGTCATGATCATCTGGCCCGATTTTGTCGACTGGAACACCGCCATCGACGAGGAAGCCAGCATTTCCGCCGTCGCCTACGCCATGGGCCTGCGCGCCAAGATCGACGAGGAAGCGGGCTGGCACAAAACCCTGTCCAACGTGGTCATCAACGGCCCCACCGGCATCAGCAAGGATGTCTTTTTCGACCTGCAAGACCCGGCCACCGACTCGGGCGTGCTCAACGCCAAGGAAGTGACTACCCTGATCAACATGGGCGGCTACCGCTTCTGGGGTTCGCGCACCTGCGAGGCGCCGGGCGGCTTCTTCTATTTCGAGAGCTACACGCGCACGGCCCAGGTACTGGCCGACACCATCGCCGAGGCGCACTTCGCCTATGTCGACCTGCCCTTGCATCCGTCCCTGGTGCGCGACCTGCTGGAAAGCATCAACGCCAAGTTCCGCGACCTGAAATTGCAGGGCTACATCATCGACGGCCATGCCTGGTATGACGAGCAATACAACGACAAGACGGCGCTGAAAGACGGCAAGCTGGCCATCGATTACGACTACACGCCCGTGCCGCCGCTGGAAAACCTGAAATTCCAGCAGCGCATCACCGACCGCTACCTGGCCGACTTCGCCTCGCGCATCGCCGCGTAA
- a CDS encoding phage major tail tube protein, translated as MGLPRKLKNFNLFQNGVSFMGMVPEVTLPKLSRKMEEYRAGGMSGPVSVDFGNEALSLEWSGGGLIAEALKQYGAHTHGAVQLRFAGAYQEDDDGTVAAVEVVVRGRYKEIDMGGAKMGDDTTHKYTMACSYYKLMIDGTTVIELDFMSGTENFGGGDTNAAIRKAIGL; from the coding sequence ATGGGCCTGCCCCGCAAACTGAAAAATTTTAACTTGTTCCAGAACGGCGTCTCCTTCATGGGCATGGTGCCGGAAGTCACCTTGCCCAAACTGAGCCGCAAGATGGAAGAGTACCGCGCCGGCGGCATGAGCGGCCCCGTGTCCGTGGACTTCGGCAACGAGGCGCTGTCGCTGGAATGGAGCGGCGGTGGCCTGATCGCCGAAGCCCTGAAACAGTACGGCGCCCACACGCACGGCGCCGTGCAACTGCGCTTTGCCGGCGCCTACCAGGAAGACGACGATGGCACGGTCGCCGCCGTCGAGGTCGTCGTGCGTGGCCGTTACAAGGAAATCGATATGGGCGGCGCCAAGATGGGCGACGACACCACCCACAAGTACACCATGGCCTGCAGCTATTACAAGCTGATGATCGACGGCACCACGGTCATCGAACTGGACTTCATGAGCGGCACCGAGAACTTCGGCGGCGGCGACACCAACGCGGCCATCCGCAAGGCCATCGGCCTGTAG
- a CDS encoding phage tail assembly protein, which translates to MNNDTQNSAVIELDDPIKRGDTFITSLTVRKPKAGALRGISLIELANLNVSALQIVLPRITEPTLTAHDIANMDPADLLAVGAEVAGFLASKADRLSVSPAK; encoded by the coding sequence ATGAACAACGATACCCAAAACAGCGCCGTCATCGAACTGGACGACCCGATCAAACGCGGCGACACCTTCATCACTTCGCTGACCGTGCGTAAACCCAAGGCGGGCGCCCTGCGCGGCATTTCCCTGATCGAGCTGGCCAACCTGAACGTGTCGGCCCTGCAGATTGTGCTGCCGCGCATCACCGAGCCGACCTTGACCGCGCACGACATCGCCAACATGGACCCGGCCGACCTGCTGGCCGTGGGCGCCGAGGTTGCCGGTTTTTTGGCGAGCAAAGCCGATCGCCTTTCGGTATCCCCGGCGAAATAG
- a CDS encoding GpE family phage tail protein: MADIAGVFHWTPAAMDDFTIDELMAWRERARQRSGAE, translated from the coding sequence ATGGCCGACATTGCCGGCGTCTTCCACTGGACGCCGGCGGCGATGGACGATTTTACGATTGATGAACTGATGGCCTGGCGCGAACGCGCCCGGCAACGAAGCGGAGCGGAATAG
- a CDS encoding phage tail protein, which translates to MGGSSDTAKALKATSDRLRELNTQQRNLGKFRELHSGINATRTKLKEAQDKLNDLAAKMKQTTTPTRALTREFNAAVKVTQALTLKGREQSQQFRVLRTSLKDAGIDTRQLGKAQEWLKNSIQLTNVELASQQKRLAASAAKQQRVTNATQHADKLRNKAGNLAMAGAGATATGAVLGAPVVKGLNEAKHYQTEVGRVNALGLGDKVSAEAVAFARNMKTYGTSQLDNLQLMRDGMSAFADVHHAEMVAPTLAKMKFANHAFFGEAEGADNERKFMDMLKVIELRGGLESKEKFEAQANIVQKVITATGGRVGPNEWLNMIKTGGLAAKGLKDDAFYYQMEPLVQEMGGNRVGTSLMSAYQNLYQGRTTKRSAKKLEEFGLIGDKSKVKHDKAGQISFLDPGALLGSELFRENQFEWMEKVLLPQLAKKGITEKKQVLDAIGSIFSNRTASNLHSQMYLQRVQIHKNEKLNRGAANIDQLDKLGRNSAAGKELEAQSKLANLKLTMGEKILPLYAQGLEMAITAVQRLNGFMERNPTVAKVMITAFAVLAGLLLVLGPLMLGIAAMIGPYAMLHVMFAKMGVTGGVLTPILRGLGGAFMWAGRAVLWLGRALTLTPIGIAITVIAGAAFLIYKYWEPIKAFFSGLWSDVKAAFAGGFVGINNLIANWSPLGLFYRAFAGVLGWFGVALPARFTDFAAGIRGRLAKGLAPLAGFFTGIWSQIKTAFAGGIAGVSALVANWTPLALFYRAFAGVLGWFGITLPATFTDFGANILQRITASWQPIGAFFADIWSRLRTVCAGGMGSITALIVNWSPVGVFYQAFAGVLNWFGIKLPAQFTEFGANILRGLVNGITGSMGAVKEAISNAGSSTIAWFKEKLGIHSPSRVFAQLGDFTMQGLAVGLDRSEGAPIAKVSGLAQRLTQLGAGIAIGTATALPASAFDTRAPLAQGGFGAGMTIQGDKIEITFHVQVGTDPQAIARAVSVALDQRDREKAARIRSSLRDHD; encoded by the coding sequence ATGGGAGGCTCCAGCGACACGGCCAAGGCATTGAAGGCGACCAGCGACCGCTTGCGCGAGCTGAACACCCAGCAGAGAAACCTGGGAAAATTCCGCGAACTGCATAGCGGGATCAATGCGACGCGTACCAAGCTGAAAGAAGCGCAAGACAAACTCAATGATCTTGCTGCGAAAATGAAGCAGACCACGACGCCCACGCGTGCCCTGACGCGCGAATTTAACGCTGCAGTCAAAGTCACGCAGGCCTTGACGCTGAAAGGCCGAGAACAGAGCCAGCAATTCCGCGTCCTGCGCACCAGCCTGAAAGACGCAGGCATCGACACGCGCCAGTTGGGCAAGGCGCAGGAATGGCTAAAAAACAGTATCCAGTTGACGAACGTTGAACTGGCCTCGCAACAAAAGCGCCTGGCCGCGTCCGCCGCCAAGCAGCAGCGCGTCACCAACGCTACCCAGCATGCCGACAAGCTGCGCAACAAGGCGGGCAACCTGGCCATGGCCGGCGCTGGCGCGACCGCCACGGGCGCCGTGCTGGGCGCGCCCGTCGTCAAGGGGCTGAACGAGGCCAAGCACTATCAAACGGAGGTGGGCAGGGTCAACGCGCTGGGCCTGGGCGACAAGGTATCGGCCGAGGCCGTCGCCTTCGCGCGCAACATGAAAACCTACGGCACCAGCCAGCTCGACAATCTGCAGCTCATGCGCGACGGCATGAGTGCTTTTGCCGATGTGCACCACGCGGAAATGGTCGCCCCTACCCTGGCCAAGATGAAGTTTGCCAATCACGCTTTCTTTGGCGAGGCCGAGGGCGCCGACAATGAACGCAAGTTCATGGACATGCTCAAGGTGATCGAGCTGCGCGGCGGCCTGGAGAGCAAGGAAAAGTTCGAAGCCCAGGCCAATATCGTGCAGAAAGTGATTACCGCCACAGGCGGGCGCGTCGGGCCGAATGAATGGCTGAACATGATCAAGACGGGCGGCCTTGCTGCCAAGGGTTTGAAGGACGATGCGTTTTACTACCAGATGGAACCGCTAGTGCAGGAAATGGGCGGCAACCGCGTCGGCACTTCCTTGATGAGCGCGTATCAGAACTTGTACCAGGGCCGTACCACGAAACGCTCGGCCAAAAAGCTGGAAGAGTTCGGCCTGATCGGCGACAAAAGCAAGGTCAAGCACGACAAGGCCGGGCAAATTTCCTTTCTCGATCCTGGTGCGCTGCTAGGTTCCGAGCTGTTCCGCGAAAACCAGTTCGAATGGATGGAAAAAGTGCTGTTGCCGCAATTGGCCAAGAAGGGCATCACGGAAAAGAAACAAGTGCTCGATGCCATCGGTAGCATCTTTTCCAACCGCACCGCGTCGAACTTGCATTCGCAAATGTATTTGCAGCGCGTGCAGATCCACAAGAATGAAAAGCTGAACCGTGGCGCGGCGAACATCGATCAGCTGGACAAGCTGGGCCGCAACTCGGCCGCCGGCAAGGAACTGGAAGCGCAGTCGAAGCTGGCCAACTTGAAACTGACTATGGGCGAAAAAATCCTGCCGCTGTACGCGCAGGGGCTGGAAATGGCGATTACCGCCGTGCAGCGCCTGAACGGCTTCATGGAACGCAACCCGACCGTGGCCAAGGTCATGATTACGGCCTTTGCCGTGCTGGCCGGCCTGCTGCTAGTGCTCGGCCCGTTGATGCTGGGCATCGCCGCCATGATCGGTCCATATGCCATGCTGCACGTCATGTTCGCCAAGATGGGCGTGACGGGCGGCGTGCTCACGCCCATCCTGCGCGGCCTGGGCGGCGCCTTCATGTGGGCGGGCCGCGCCGTGCTGTGGCTGGGCCGTGCCCTGACGCTAACCCCGATTGGCATCGCCATCACGGTCATCGCCGGCGCCGCCTTCCTGATCTACAAATACTGGGAGCCGATCAAGGCTTTCTTTAGCGGCCTGTGGTCAGACGTCAAGGCGGCGTTTGCCGGCGGCTTCGTCGGCATCAATAACCTGATCGCCAACTGGTCGCCGCTGGGCCTGTTCTATCGCGCCTTCGCGGGCGTGCTGGGCTGGTTCGGTGTTGCGCTGCCGGCCAGGTTCACCGACTTTGCCGCCGGTATCCGGGGCCGCCTCGCCAAGGGTCTTGCGCCACTGGCTGGTTTCTTTACCGGCATCTGGTCGCAGATCAAGACCGCGTTTGCCGGCGGCATCGCTGGCGTCAGCGCACTGGTCGCCAACTGGACACCGCTCGCCCTGTTCTATCGCGCCTTCGCGGGCGTGCTAGGCTGGTTCGGCATCACGCTGCCGGCCACGTTCACCGACTTCGGCGCCAACATCCTGCAGCGCATCACCGCATCATGGCAACCTATCGGCGCCTTCTTCGCCGATATCTGGTCGCGCCTGCGCACCGTCTGCGCTGGCGGCATGGGCAGCATCACCGCCCTGATTGTCAACTGGTCGCCGGTCGGCGTGTTTTACCAGGCATTCGCGGGTGTGTTGAACTGGTTCGGCATCAAGCTGCCGGCGCAGTTCACGGAGTTTGGCGCCAACATCCTGCGCGGCCTGGTCAACGGCATCACCGGCTCGATGGGCGCCGTGAAGGAAGCCATCAGCAATGCCGGTTCCAGCACCATTGCCTGGTTCAAGGAAAAGTTGGGCATCCACAGCCCAAGCCGCGTGTTTGCCCAGCTCGGCGACTTCACCATGCAGGGCCTGGCAGTGGGCCTGGACCGTAGCGAGGGCGCGCCGATTGCCAAGGTATCGGGCCTGGCGCAGCGCCTGACGCAACTGGGCGCCGGCATCGCCATCGGCACGGCCACCGCCCTGCCGGCCAGCGCCTTCGACACGCGGGCACCGCTGGCCCAGGGCGGGTTCGGCGCCGGCATGACGATTCAAGGCGACAAGATCGAAATCACCTTCCATGTGCAGGTCGGCACCGATCCTCAAGCCATCGCGCGCGCCGTGAGCGTGGCGCTCGATCAGCGCGACCGCGAAAAGGCGGCACGCATCCGCTCGTCCTTGCGCGACCACGATTAA
- a CDS encoding phage tail protein: MMMILGMFVFSLPTLAYHELQRQTEWKHASTARVGLRDAHQYVGPGDDTITLSGWVAPELTGSLYSLDALRMMADTGKSWILIQGTGRILGSYRITSMTEGRSILDGSGGARRVEFSIALKRDDDGVLAMVGLGDIGDLKNMLSIDGMTSSIAGAARNAVGSVVGNVVGGITSKYGGVVSEMKDRIGGSISGAIGSAADKFK, translated from the coding sequence ATGATGATGATTTTAGGAATGTTCGTGTTCAGCCTGCCGACCTTGGCCTATCACGAGCTGCAGCGGCAAACGGAATGGAAGCACGCCAGCACGGCGCGCGTGGGCCTGCGCGATGCGCACCAGTACGTGGGACCCGGCGATGACACCATCACCCTGTCGGGCTGGGTGGCGCCGGAACTGACCGGCTCCCTGTATTCGCTCGATGCCCTGCGCATGATGGCCGACACAGGCAAGTCGTGGATTTTGATCCAGGGCACGGGCCGCATTCTCGGCTCGTACCGCATCACGAGCATGACGGAAGGCCGCAGCATCCTGGACGGCAGCGGCGGCGCGCGGCGCGTCGAATTCTCGATTGCGCTCAAGCGCGACGACGACGGCGTGCTGGCCATGGTCGGCCTGGGCGACATCGGCGACCTGAAAAACATGCTCAGCATCGACGGCATGACCAGCAGCATTGCCGGCGCGGCCAGGAATGCCGTGGGCAGCGTGGTGGGCAATGTGGTCGGCGGCATCACGTCGAAATATGGCGGCGTGGTCAGCGAGATGAAAGACAGGATCGGCGGCAGCATCAGCGGCGCCATCGGCAGCGCGGCGGACAAGTTCAAATGA
- a CDS encoding phage late control D family protein, whose translation MSEHIPAFKVSIEDKDLTAIVSARLINLTLTLCRGDESDQLDISLDDSDGKLALPPRGAQIALWLGWQASGLVDMGKFTVDEVEHSGAPDTITLRARSANLIDTFKQQQEHSFHKTTLGAIIEAIAFRNELASGVSARLRDTAVEHIDQTHESDAAFLRRLGRKYDAVATVKNDTLLFIPINQSRTASGKALPVIPIKRALGDGHRYHSAESDAYTGVRAFWHDERYARRRSVVAGVPGNSKRLRTTFANETDARAAAVAEWQRILRGLATFEMTLALGNPAVFPQSPVTVQGFKPEIDATEWLSVKVTHSLGGNGFTTRVEFETKTEAVEDEREDEKDPDEGVTGVVAKWKDVAAKRKKAGQEQAGVTGMLKTLEHLYKSKQAAKRAALHAWRHIEEVREIIRENSDDNRLPTQARSNETA comes from the coding sequence ATGAGCGAGCACATTCCCGCCTTCAAGGTCAGCATCGAGGACAAGGATTTGACGGCCATCGTGTCGGCGCGGCTGATCAATTTGACCTTGACCCTGTGCCGTGGCGACGAGAGCGACCAGCTCGACATTTCCCTGGACGACAGCGACGGCAAGCTGGCCCTGCCGCCGCGCGGCGCGCAGATCGCCCTGTGGCTGGGCTGGCAAGCGTCCGGCCTGGTGGATATGGGCAAGTTCACTGTGGACGAGGTGGAGCACAGCGGCGCGCCCGACACCATCACCCTGCGCGCCAGGTCTGCCAACCTGATCGACACCTTCAAACAGCAGCAGGAACACAGCTTTCACAAGACCACCCTGGGCGCCATCATCGAGGCGATTGCCTTTCGCAACGAGCTGGCGTCGGGCGTGTCGGCGCGCCTGCGCGATACCGCCGTCGAGCACATCGACCAGACCCACGAAAGCGATGCGGCCTTCCTGCGCCGCCTGGGCAGAAAATACGACGCGGTGGCCACAGTCAAAAATGACACGCTGCTGTTCATCCCTATCAACCAGAGCCGCACCGCCAGCGGCAAGGCGCTGCCCGTCATCCCCATCAAGCGTGCCCTGGGCGACGGCCACCGCTACCACAGCGCCGAAAGCGACGCCTACACGGGCGTGCGCGCCTTCTGGCATGACGAGCGCTACGCGCGCCGCCGCAGCGTGGTGGCCGGCGTGCCCGGCAACAGCAAGCGCCTGCGCACCACCTTCGCCAACGAAACCGATGCGCGCGCGGCGGCCGTCGCCGAATGGCAGCGCATCCTGCGCGGCCTTGCCACCTTTGAAATGACCCTGGCCCTGGGCAACCCGGCCGTGTTCCCGCAATCGCCTGTCACCGTGCAAGGCTTCAAGCCCGAGATCGACGCCACCGAATGGCTATCGGTCAAGGTCACGCACAGCCTGGGCGGCAACGGCTTTACCACGCGGGTGGAATTTGAAACGAAGACGGAAGCGGTCGAGGACGAGCGCGAGGACGAGAAAGACCCGGACGAAGGCGTCACGGGCGTGGTGGCAAAGTGGAAGGACGTGGCGGCGAAGAGGAAAAAAGCGGGACAGGAACAGGCAGGTGTCACGGGCATGCTCAAGACGCTGGAGCATCTTTACAAGAGCAAGCAGGCCGCGAAGCGGGCGGCCCTGCATGCGTGGAGACATATCGAGGAAGTACGAGAAATCATTCGTGAAAACAGTGACGATAATCGATTGCCTACTCAAGCCCGCAGCAACGAAACCGCATGA
- a CDS encoding DUF5677 domain-containing protein, translating to MQMNQEEFDGITKSIRNDEVAEIVFGALVKIHMKLEEVAGEMTAADEWKYGLFKIFFKNYNTILTLSKGTNYVFTPERKYIDVRSINVQIRTCHELYLLFQYITTNTIGNGDLDEKDFKYECYRLSGVLDSKRTYERIKDFSGYREIYDREIVNIKSEITECKEFIVKSPVYKLLNKDIKDAVKNGYWRVDAEKKLSWNDLLAYTKIPHEYGILQYHVLSLYAHTSHASLKLEAQHDYNMISALAYLYKLSAFICCSTLNAFELNSNFLERREVALIIELMEMGDDVMPSKK from the coding sequence ATGCAAATGAATCAGGAAGAGTTCGATGGAATTACGAAAAGCATAAGAAATGACGAAGTTGCTGAGATAGTTTTTGGTGCGCTTGTCAAAATCCATATGAAGCTGGAAGAAGTTGCTGGAGAAATGACGGCGGCAGATGAGTGGAAATATGGTTTATTTAAAATATTTTTCAAAAATTACAATACAATACTGACTTTGTCAAAAGGTACGAATTACGTCTTTACTCCAGAAAGAAAATACATAGATGTTAGGTCAATAAATGTTCAAATTAGAACGTGTCATGAACTGTATCTTCTTTTTCAATATATAACAACAAATACAATTGGGAATGGAGACTTGGATGAGAAAGATTTTAAATATGAGTGTTACCGGCTTTCAGGGGTGTTGGATAGTAAAAGAACATACGAGAGAATAAAGGATTTTTCAGGATATCGTGAGATATATGATAGGGAAATTGTCAACATTAAAAGTGAAATTACTGAATGCAAGGAATTTATTGTTAAAAGTCCAGTTTATAAATTACTGAATAAAGATATAAAAGATGCTGTGAAAAATGGTTATTGGCGGGTCGATGCGGAGAAAAAGTTGAGTTGGAACGATTTACTCGCCTACACGAAAATTCCACATGAGTATGGAATTCTTCAGTATCATGTCCTTAGTCTATATGCACATACTAGCCACGCTTCACTCAAGCTGGAAGCTCAGCATGACTACAATATGATCAGCGCATTAGCTTATCTCTATAAGTTAAGTGCTTTTATTTGCTGCTCCACCCTTAATGCTTTTGAATTAAACTCCAATTTTCTTGAAAGGCGAGAAGTGGCATTGATAATTGAGTTGATGGAAATGGGGGATGATGTTATGCCAAGTAAAAAGTAA
- a CDS encoding helix-turn-helix domain-containing protein, which translates to MRSIGEILKEERQRLGMNQEDFAAVAGLKRRAQTLYEQDERAPDALYLRALAGIGVDVHYILTGERLQSAVTSDERELLDGYRSMDVRGKAGVLGMIDGMRSPTPPASQAGNAPHVETHGKIGQNFVGNIIGPQTFNVTGSGRKKEK; encoded by the coding sequence ATGAGATCAATTGGTGAAATACTAAAAGAAGAGCGTCAACGGCTGGGCATGAATCAGGAAGATTTTGCTGCCGTCGCCGGGCTGAAGCGACGCGCACAAACGCTGTATGAACAAGACGAGCGTGCCCCGGATGCGCTTTACTTACGAGCGCTGGCTGGGATCGGGGTCGATGTCCACTACATACTTACGGGTGAGAGATTGCAATCAGCCGTTACTTCGGATGAGAGAGAATTGTTGGATGGCTATAGAAGTATGGATGTTCGCGGGAAAGCAGGCGTACTTGGGATGATTGACGGCATGCGCTCGCCAACGCCCCCAGCATCCCAAGCAGGGAATGCCCCACACGTTGAAACCCACGGCAAGATTGGGCAGAATTTCGTGGGGAACATCATTGGGCCGCAGACTTTTAATGTGACCGGCAGCGGACGAAAAAAGGAAAAATAG